Proteins from one Salinispora arenicola genomic window:
- a CDS encoding DUF1702 family protein gives MPTTLGTLRRMAMAPSLAQVSFAGRGFPVRPSAATRHLEAIPQAVVCGFEWGIEGRDLWEVQRRLDLVDAEHRGFAYEGATMAFTVRDAIPGGHRHWARDLLSGPAVPHTFLTYIGIGFAMARLPRPLWRSVLPNLTGTPYYPVMSWLAVDGYGFDKAYFDTTRWVTQQERPRPYPWLGRPDYFPRAFDQGVGRALWFIHGGRPSNVAPAVECFDATRRADLWSGVGLAATFAGGWDDDGPQALAAEAGPYRAHLAQGSVFAAKARAYSGTVPSCTETAVQVLAGMTVTDADTLADEVAVGGFAAGSEPDYEVWRERIRQRCAQELGLRG, from the coding sequence ATGCCGACCACCCTGGGAACGCTGCGCCGGATGGCAATGGCGCCGTCGTTGGCGCAGGTGTCATTCGCCGGCCGGGGTTTTCCGGTGCGGCCCAGCGCGGCGACCCGGCACCTGGAGGCGATCCCGCAGGCAGTCGTCTGCGGGTTCGAGTGGGGCATCGAGGGACGTGACCTCTGGGAGGTGCAGCGGCGACTCGACCTGGTCGACGCGGAGCACCGCGGCTTCGCCTACGAGGGCGCGACGATGGCGTTCACCGTCCGGGACGCGATCCCGGGAGGCCACCGCCACTGGGCACGCGATCTGTTGAGCGGGCCGGCGGTACCGCACACCTTCCTCACCTACATCGGGATCGGCTTCGCGATGGCCCGCCTGCCCCGACCGCTCTGGCGCTCGGTGCTGCCGAACCTCACCGGTACCCCGTACTACCCGGTCATGAGTTGGCTGGCGGTTGACGGGTACGGCTTCGACAAGGCCTACTTCGACACCACGCGCTGGGTCACCCAGCAGGAGCGGCCACGGCCGTACCCCTGGCTGGGTCGGCCGGACTACTTCCCGCGCGCCTTCGACCAGGGCGTTGGCCGGGCGCTCTGGTTCATCCACGGTGGCCGTCCGTCCAACGTGGCACCGGCAGTCGAGTGCTTCGACGCCACCCGCCGGGCCGACCTGTGGAGCGGCGTCGGGTTGGCGGCGACGTTCGCCGGAGGCTGGGACGACGACGGTCCGCAGGCGCTCGCCGCGGAGGCCGGGCCGTACCGAGCGCACCTGGCACAGGGATCGGTGTTCGCGGCCAAGGCGCGGGCCTACTCCGGAACTGTTCCGTCGTGCACCGAAACGGCGGTCCAGGTGCTGGCCGGGATGACCGTGACGGATGCTGACACGCTGGCCGACGAGGTCGCGGTCGGTGGCTTCGCGGCAGGCAGCGAACCCGACTACGAGGTGTGGCGCGAGCGAATCCGCCAGCGCTGCGCCCAGGAACTCGGACTCCGGGGCTGA
- a CDS encoding carboxymuconolactone decarboxylase family protein, with protein MTSLFTRLSRRVVPGHVRHVHPVPHRDAQGLVAKVYDQMERDFGMIAPPVALHAPAPTVLSASWVLLREILLVDGRVDRATKEAVAAAVSLGNRCPYCVDVHSTTFLGLVGGDEARAVAADRIDTIADPRLRELVRWGRLSGGAERPAPPFTPAEAPELIGTAVAFHHFNRMVNIFLQESPLPPVRGRVRGAVRRGAAGIMGRLAGGGTGPGGSLDLLPPAVSPPGLEWAAGQPHIAEAARRALAAVEDSAARSVPEQVRQLVTDRLATGPPPGPGPVNRPWLAEVTAGLPDEHRPAARLALLTAFASYQVTDAVVAECRARGQDDTELITLAGWAALSAARQVGTRLYSDLTTCGVAARCADRPGGAE; from the coding sequence GTGACGTCCCTGTTCACGCGACTCTCACGGCGCGTCGTGCCGGGGCACGTCCGCCACGTGCACCCGGTGCCGCACCGGGACGCGCAGGGCCTGGTCGCGAAGGTGTACGACCAGATGGAGCGGGATTTCGGCATGATCGCTCCGCCCGTCGCCCTGCACGCCCCCGCGCCGACCGTCCTGTCCGCCAGCTGGGTCCTGCTGCGCGAGATCCTGCTGGTGGACGGGCGGGTGGACCGTGCGACCAAGGAGGCCGTGGCGGCGGCGGTGTCCCTCGGCAACCGGTGTCCCTACTGCGTTGACGTCCACTCCACCACCTTTCTGGGCCTGGTCGGCGGCGACGAGGCCCGGGCCGTCGCCGCCGACCGCATCGACACGATCGCCGACCCAAGGCTGCGGGAACTGGTGCGATGGGGCCGGCTGTCGGGTGGCGCGGAGCGGCCCGCGCCACCGTTCACCCCGGCGGAGGCACCCGAGCTGATCGGAACAGCGGTCGCGTTCCACCACTTCAACCGGATGGTCAACATCTTCCTCCAGGAGTCGCCGCTGCCTCCGGTGCGTGGGCGTGTGCGGGGCGCGGTACGCCGGGGAGCGGCGGGCATCATGGGGCGGCTCGCAGGTGGTGGTACGGGGCCGGGCGGGTCACTGGACCTCCTTCCCCCGGCCGTGTCGCCGCCCGGGCTGGAGTGGGCTGCCGGCCAGCCGCACATCGCCGAGGCAGCCCGGCGGGCGCTGGCCGCGGTGGAGGACAGCGCCGCACGAAGCGTGCCGGAGCAGGTGCGCCAGTTGGTGACCGATCGCCTGGCCACCGGTCCCCCGCCCGGCCCTGGGCCGGTCAACCGGCCGTGGCTGGCCGAGGTGACGGCTGGCCTTCCGGACGAACACCGCCCGGCCGCCCGGCTGGCCCTGCTGACCGCGTTCGCGTCGTACCAGGTCACCGATGCGGTGGTGGCCGAGTGCCGGGCCCGGGGGCAGGATGACACGGAGCTCATCACGCTGGCTGGTTGGGCTGCTCTCTCCGCCGCTCGTCAGGTGGGTACCCGCCTGTACAGCGACCTGACCACGTGCGGAGTTGCCGCCCGTTGCGCTGATCGACCTGGCGGCGCCGAATAG
- a CDS encoding FAD-dependent oxidoreductase, producing the protein MSAIESTDVVVIGSGFGGAIAAYHLAAGGARVVVLERGPWLTAQDFDHDFLLGTSYTRIFDFVVGDGMSILSGNCVGGGSVVYFATMPRAPGFVFERRGSIGRRMWPAAISRQTLDPWYDRVSESLPITQQSWDQVPYAGGLWAAACAHAGRTANPAPSAVDVSLCTNCNWMMAGCKFDAKRSLLLNYLPGALAHGAQIRPMHEVQRLSRNADGGYRVHYRIVDDEDYRVLHDSGTIDARIVVLAAGTGATPVILRRSEPDLGPMPHAVGRYFSGNGERLNTAVFDEDRVRDVLKLSRPDGSAYGAYQIGRGPTVASWDRLDGSLPEYERFSLEQLYFPPGLGTILAQVPDADAPTWFGVQKKEMLSRWPSWLTVFTMSEDDNEGVFGPPPATGNATRLSQQMLGDGPLRYRPTANTQRGWDLSDAEVKDILERDGLARVRPWTNDLIGAYTVHPLSSCRIGDDPQTSALNDGHELRNHPGIFVTDGSAVPGALTVNPALTISALAERAVPGIVRAAAERGVPVRYGAPVPAGVS; encoded by the coding sequence ATGAGTGCCATCGAGTCCACCGATGTCGTGGTGATCGGCAGCGGTTTCGGCGGCGCGATCGCCGCCTACCACCTGGCCGCCGGTGGCGCCCGGGTCGTCGTGCTGGAGCGGGGCCCCTGGCTCACCGCCCAGGACTTCGACCACGATTTCCTGCTGGGCACCTCGTACACCCGGATCTTCGACTTCGTGGTCGGGGACGGGATGAGCATTCTCAGCGGGAACTGCGTGGGCGGTGGGAGCGTGGTCTACTTCGCCACCATGCCGCGCGCACCGGGGTTCGTCTTCGAACGCCGGGGCAGTATCGGACGGCGGATGTGGCCTGCCGCGATCAGCCGGCAGACTCTGGACCCGTGGTACGACCGGGTGAGCGAGTCGCTGCCGATCACCCAACAGAGCTGGGACCAGGTCCCGTACGCCGGTGGTCTCTGGGCCGCTGCCTGCGCACACGCCGGGCGCACCGCCAACCCCGCGCCGAGCGCGGTGGACGTTTCGCTCTGCACGAACTGCAACTGGATGATGGCCGGCTGCAAGTTCGATGCCAAGCGCTCGCTACTACTGAACTACTTGCCGGGTGCCCTGGCCCACGGAGCGCAGATCCGGCCGATGCACGAGGTGCAGCGGCTGAGCCGCAACGCCGACGGCGGCTACCGGGTGCACTACCGGATCGTCGACGACGAGGATTACCGGGTTTTGCACGACTCGGGCACGATCGATGCCCGCATCGTCGTACTCGCCGCCGGCACCGGTGCGACCCCGGTGATCCTCAGGCGGTCTGAGCCGGATCTCGGTCCGATGCCGCACGCGGTCGGCCGGTACTTCTCCGGCAACGGCGAACGGTTGAACACAGCGGTGTTCGACGAGGACCGGGTGCGTGACGTCCTGAAACTCAGCCGGCCGGACGGATCCGCGTACGGGGCGTACCAGATCGGCCGTGGCCCGACCGTGGCCAGTTGGGACCGGCTGGACGGAAGCCTGCCGGAGTACGAACGCTTCTCGCTGGAACAGCTCTACTTCCCGCCCGGCCTCGGCACGATCCTCGCCCAGGTCCCCGACGCCGACGCACCCACGTGGTTCGGTGTGCAGAAGAAGGAGATGCTGAGCCGGTGGCCGTCGTGGCTGACCGTCTTCACGATGTCGGAGGACGACAACGAGGGTGTTTTCGGGCCGCCGCCGGCCACCGGCAACGCCACTCGGCTGTCGCAACAGATGCTCGGAGACGGCCCGTTGCGATACCGGCCGACAGCAAACACCCAGCGCGGCTGGGACCTGTCGGACGCCGAGGTCAAGGACATTCTGGAACGCGACGGGCTGGCTCGCGTACGACCGTGGACCAACGATCTGATCGGCGCGTACACAGTGCACCCGCTGTCGTCGTGCCGGATCGGCGACGATCCACAGACATCCGCCCTGAACGACGGGCACGAGTTGCGCAACCATCCCGGGATCTTCGTTACCGACGGTTCCGCGGTGCCGGGGGCGTTGACGGTCAACCCCGCCCTGACCATCTCCGCCCTGGCGGAGCGGGCCGTCCCGGGCATCGTCCGGGCCGCGGCGGAACGAGGAGTGCCGGTGCGATACGGGGCGCCGGTACCGGCCGGGGTCTCCTGA
- a CDS encoding carboxymuconolactone decarboxylase family protein, which produces MVAAVAQRQVRYVTPVPAGAAEGPVARVYDQVVEEMGLVIPPVLVHSPAPATLAAFWALFRESLIASGDVDRAAKETVAAAIGVATTCPYCVDMHSVAMYELATEEDAEAVVADRSADLADGRLRALVRWAATAHLDARTALPAQLTTAGRAELLAVLVSMHYLTRVVNVFLPGFLLPSGLTPRARRRFKRGVAQLMRSLLHRYNVPGRALGRRTSRSAGVPPTWAAAVPPLAAAYTGAAEAFEEAGARSLSPAVRRLLWDRLAGWDGSDPGLDTRWCERLVAGLPEPERAAGRLVLLTAIASYRVDAEVVAGFRRHHPDDVTLVEAVAWAAFTTARVIAGRQDAAGAQRTAGDAFGNRPVPR; this is translated from the coding sequence ATGGTCGCCGCGGTGGCCCAACGTCAGGTTCGTTACGTGACACCGGTACCCGCCGGTGCCGCCGAGGGCCCGGTGGCCCGGGTGTACGACCAGGTGGTCGAGGAGATGGGCCTGGTGATACCGCCGGTGCTCGTACACTCACCGGCCCCAGCGACGCTGGCGGCGTTCTGGGCGCTCTTCCGCGAGTCGTTGATCGCCAGTGGGGACGTGGACCGAGCCGCCAAGGAGACCGTCGCGGCCGCGATCGGGGTGGCCACCACCTGCCCCTACTGCGTGGACATGCACAGTGTCGCCATGTACGAGCTGGCCACCGAGGAGGACGCCGAGGCGGTGGTGGCCGATCGCTCGGCCGACCTCGCCGACGGTCGATTGCGCGCACTCGTGCGGTGGGCTGCCACGGCGCACCTCGATGCCCGTACCGCGCTCCCTGCGCAGCTGACCACCGCCGGCCGGGCCGAACTGCTCGCGGTCCTGGTCAGCATGCACTACCTGACCCGGGTGGTGAACGTGTTCCTGCCCGGTTTCCTGCTGCCGTCGGGGCTCACCCCACGGGCCCGCCGCCGGTTCAAGCGCGGTGTCGCGCAGCTGATGCGGTCGCTGCTGCATCGGTACAACGTTCCCGGCCGGGCTCTGGGCCGGCGGACCAGCCGGTCCGCCGGCGTGCCTCCCACCTGGGCGGCCGCGGTCCCGCCGCTGGCGGCGGCCTACACCGGTGCGGCCGAGGCGTTCGAGGAGGCTGGTGCCCGGTCGCTGTCCCCCGCGGTACGGCGGCTGCTGTGGGACCGGCTGGCCGGCTGGGACGGCAGCGACCCGGGGCTGGACACCCGATGGTGTGAGCGGCTGGTGGCGGGACTACCCGAGCCGGAGCGGGCAGCCGGTCGGCTGGTCCTACTCACCGCGATCGCGTCGTACCGGGTGGATGCGGAGGTGGTTGCTGGGTTCCGTCGGCACCACCCGGACGATGTGACTCTCGTCGAGGCCGTGGCCTGGGCGGCTTTCACGACAGCACGGGTGATCGCGGGGCGGCAGGACGCCGCCGGAGCACAGCGCACGGCAGGAGACGCGTTCGGTAATCGGCCCGTACCACGATGA
- a CDS encoding DUF5987 family protein → MTNDASDEDDVRNSTLEAFADTIIPGEKRWPGDRAVAGASTGGGAVSAGALALLEQPGTGMSPALDSLAVLLNEHAREYAEARGDTLDDDAPPFVALSFANRTELVQQLTAPDHPEKSMWVGLALFSNMAYDSAAHLNLADAFAQGHPGLLAIGYARPDATGVYQFPQFSYGRALAPIHPLTTATGSPA, encoded by the coding sequence GTGACGAACGACGCGTCCGACGAGGACGACGTGCGGAACTCGACGCTCGAGGCGTTCGCCGACACGATCATCCCTGGCGAGAAGCGCTGGCCCGGCGATCGTGCCGTGGCCGGAGCATCCACCGGTGGCGGTGCCGTGTCCGCGGGCGCACTCGCCCTGCTGGAACAACCGGGTACAGGCATGTCGCCCGCCCTGGACTCGCTCGCTGTGCTGCTCAACGAGCACGCTCGCGAGTACGCCGAGGCCCGGGGAGACACGCTCGACGACGACGCACCGCCTTTCGTGGCGCTGTCCTTCGCGAACCGGACGGAACTCGTGCAGCAGCTCACCGCCCCGGATCATCCGGAGAAGTCGATGTGGGTGGGGTTGGCCTTGTTCAGCAACATGGCCTACGACTCGGCCGCGCATCTGAACCTCGCCGACGCGTTCGCGCAGGGGCACCCGGGCCTGCTCGCGATCGGCTACGCCCGGCCCGACGCAACCGGGGTCTACCAGTTTCCGCAGTTCTCGTACGGGCGTGCGCTGGCGCCCATCCACCCGCTGACCACAGCCACGGGGAGTCCCGCATGA